The Deinococcus detaillensis genomic interval ACGGTACTTTGCGCTATCGGTCACTGGGAGTATTTAGCCTTACGCGGTGGTCCGCGTGAATTCAGTCATCGTTTCACGGACAACGACCTACTCAGGTGCCACTTCAGTCAATTCGTTTTTCGCCTACGGGATTGTCACCCTCTGTGATGCTGGCTTCCAACAGCTTCGGCTAAACGGCTTGAATCTTAAATAGTGGTCCTATAACCCCCAATCGTAAACGACTGGGTTTGGGCTGTTCCGGTTTCGCTCGCCGCTACTCACGGAATCGATTTCTCTTTCTCTTCCTGTGGGTACTGAGATGTTTCAGTTCCCCACGTTCCCTTCCCTTGCGGGATACTGGCCGTTCACGGCCAGTGGGTTTCCCCATTCGGAAATCCAAGAGTCAACGCGTATCTCCAGCTCGTCTTGGCTTATCGCAGGTAATCGCGTCCTTCATCGGCTCCAGTGCCAGGGCATCCACCATAAACCCTTAGTATCTTGACCTTCTTCATTCAAGCGCCGCTTTCACAAGCGGCGTTGTGTATGTCTTTACTCGCATTCTCAGATTGTCATTCTGCCCGCCTCGTTTGAGGCTCAGAAACAATACTGTCCATTCGCCGTTCTGTCAACCCCCTTGCTTCGAGGCGTCGTTACCGCATTGCTTCCTCGAAGAAGCTAAAGACAGGAAACAGCGTCTGGGAGCGAGTTGAACCATTTTGGAAGACTCGGCATTTGGCCCCGAAAGGGTGTTAACGTGAAGCCATGAATGTCCAAGCAGTGTTCTTTGCGCGGCTGAAACGTGAGATAGGCACAGATTCTGTTCGGCTGGAAGTGCCGGACAAGGCCACCGTGCGTGAAGTAGCCGAGCAAATAGAGGCGCAATACGGCATTTCGCTTAAAGGCTGTATGGCGGCGGTCAACGAAACGTACGCCGAGCCTTCTCAGCCGCTTATAGAAGGCGACGAGCTGGCGTTCTTGCCGCCGGTGGCTGGAGGCAGCGAACAAGACCCCGAGGACGTCTGCCAGGTGACGGCGCAGGTCTTATCGCTTGGCGACGCCGCCACCCACTTGGTTCAGCCGCAGTACGGCGCACAGGCCTACTTTGTCGGGACAGTGCGTTCGCCCAATAAAGGGCAGGTCGTGGAATCGATCGAGTACGAGGGATACGCGCCGATGGCCGAGAAGGTCATGCATGAAGCTGCTGAACGCGCCCGCCAAAAGCATGGGCGGCTCAGCGCTTTTATCCAGCACCGCACGGGCAAGCTGCTGCCAGGGGAAGCTAGCTTGATCATTGGGGTAGGCAGCCCGCACCGCCGGGTAGCTTTAGAAGCCTGTGACGACTTGATCGAGGAGCTCAAAAAAGAGTTGCCGATTTGGAAGCACGAAGCTGACCAAACCGGCGGACACTGGGTGGAGGGCACCACCAATCACGGCACCCTGTGAGTTGACAGGCTAGCGCCGCCCAGCAAGCGCTTGCTGAACGCCTTGGTGCGCCAAGTGGGTCAGGGCCAGGGCCAGCGCGTCGGCGGCGTGGTTGTTGAAGACCTCGCGGATACCCAGACTGGCTTTCACCATGTAGATGACCTGCTCTTTGTCGGCGCGTCCAGTGCCCACCAGGGTCTGCTTGACCTGCATCGGGCCGTAGGTGTGGACGGGCAGGCCCGCCTGAGCGCAGGCGAGCTGGACGACGCCGAAAGCCTGACCCACTTTGAAGGCCACGTCGGCCTGCTTGCGCAGAATCTGGTCTTCGATAGCTACTGCTTCAGGCTGATATTCCTGAATGAGGCGGGTGACTTCGGCGTGGATGTACTGCAAACGCCGGGGCATGATCCAAGCCGATTCGGTGATCAGGCAAACGTGGTGAATGTGGACAGCTTTGCGGGCAGTGCCGCTGACAAGTCCAATACCGAGATTGGCGAGGCCGGGGTCGATGCCGAGAACGATCATGGAAAGAGGATAGCGCTTTAAGTTGTCAGCAGAAAAAGCCCCCACCGAAGAGGCAGGGGCTCATTGGTTTTTTGCTTCTTCTACGTTTACAACCGGCTGCGCGGGTCGAAGGCGTCACGCAGGCCGTCGCCGAGGAAGTTGAACGACAGCACCGTGATCAAGATCATCAGGCCTGGGTAGAGCGGAATCCAGGGGTACTGCAGCACGACTTCGTTGGCGTTGCTGAGCATGTTGCCCCAGGTGGACACCGGCGGCTGAATACCGAAGCCCAGAAACGAGAGGGCCGCTTCACTGAGAATGGCGGTGCCCACGTCCAGCGTGGCCTGCACGATCACGATGGCGAACAGGTTGGGGAGCAGGTGGCGCAGCATGATGCGGGCGCTGCTGGCCCCCAGGGCGCGGGCCGCGTCGGTGTATTCCAGGTTCTTGAGCTTGAGGACTTCGCCGCGCACCAGCCGGGCGGTGCCCATCCAGCCGAACAGCGAAAACACGCCCACCACAATCAGAATATTGGCACTCGCGCCGAGTGAAGACCGCAGCACCACGATGGGGGCCGCGTCACTGGAGGCAAACAACCCACTGAGGACGAGTTGCAGGGCCAGGGTGGGAAAAGACAGCATGAATTCGATGAAGCGGCTGATGGCGATGTCGATCCAGCCGCCCAAAAAGCCTGCCAGCAGACCCAGTGTGGTGCCGACCAGAATGCTGAGGAAGGCCACGCTGAAACCCACCAGCAGGCTCACCCGGCTGCCGTAGATAACGCGGGAGAGCAGGTCGCGGCCCAGCTCGTCCTGACCCAGCCAGTACTTGGCACTCGGCGGCGCGTAGATTTCAAAGATGCTTTGGGCGTTGGGGTCGTGCGGCGCGATCCAGGGGGCGAGGAGGGCCATCAAGACCAGTAAAACGATCACCGTTAGGCTGACCATCGCCAGCTTGTGACGGCGTAGCCGCTTGAGGGCAATCTGGAAGGTGGAGCGGCTCTTGAAAGGCGCGGGAGCCGAGGCGAGTGCTGTCATCTTGTGGCTCCTTTACGAGTAGCGAATGCGTGGATCAATGGCCGCGTAGGCGAGGTCAGTCAGCAGTTGAAACACCACCGTCAGCACTGAGATGAAGGTCAGGGCGACCATTACCACGTTGAAATCCTTGCTGGTCAGCGCTTCCACGATCACTCGGCCCATGCCCGGCCACGAGAAGACCGTTTCGGTCAAAACCGCGCCGCCGAACAGGCCCGGAATCGAGAGGCCCAGCAAGGTCACGATAGGCAGCACCGCGTTTCTGAGGGCGTGGCGGTACAGCACTTTGCGGCTTGACAAGCCCTTGGCCCGCGCCGTGCGAACGAAATCCTGATTCAGCACTTCCAGCATCGAGGCCCGCAGGAAGCGCAGGATCACGGCAATCTCGCGCAGCATCAGAATACTCAGCGGCAAAATCAGATACCTGAGCTTGTCGGTCAGCGCCGCCCAGAAACCCGCATCGGGGGCCAGATCGGGGCTGCCGAGTCCGCCGGGCGGCAGCGAGATCACTCCATTGGTAATCTGCGGCAAATAGATGGCAAACAGCCACAGCGCCATCGCTCCGATCCAGAAGATAGGGGCGCTGAACGACACGAAGCTGAAAAAGGTCAGCAGATAATCGAGGAAGCTGTATTGCCGCACCGCCGAGAAAATGCCCAGCGGCACGGCGATCAGGGTGGAGAGAATCAGGGCGGGCAGAGTCAGCAGCAGCGTATTGGGCAACCGCTCCTGAAAGACGTAAGAAGCGGCGGGGGCGCTGAAGGTGCGCGACCAGCCGAAATCACCCTGGACGGCGTGGGTCAGCCAGAACCAGTAGCGCAGCGGAATCGGCTGATCCAGACCGTAGGCGGCCCGCAGGCGAGCGATGTCGTCGGGGGTGATCTGTGAGTTGCCCAGCACCAGCTGATCCACCGGGTCGCCGGGTTGCAGCGCCGTGAGCGTGAAGATCACCAAGCTGATGACCAGCAGCAGCGGAATCATTTGCAGGATGCGCCGAAGCGCGTAATTCAACATGACGACTCCTGAGAAAGCGGCGTGTGGTTTGGTTTGTTGCAGGTGGCCTGCAAGCAGCAAAGGGAAAGCGGGAGAGCGGTTGACCCGTCTCCCCCGCTCACTCCACTAAGCAGCGCTTACTTCTGGGTGAAGGTTTCAACTGCTCCGCGAGAAGCCCAGCCCATCTGGGCGGCGTTCCAGGAAGGATAGAGGCTGTAGGCGGTGTAAGTGTAGTTGACCAGCCCCGGCACCTTGGTATACGGGTTGGCGCGGAAGTACAGCGGCAAGGACGGCACCTCGTCAGTCCAGATGGACTGCATCTTGTCGAACAGCTTGACGCGGGCGCTCAAATCGAACTCGGTCTTGGCGTCGTTCCAGATTTTGTCGTAATCGGCGTCCTTGAAATTGGGGTAATTCTGGCCCGCGTAGGCGTTGTCCTTGCTGGGAATAAACTGCGAGGCCCACAGATCGCCGCGCTCCACGCTGGGATCGTTGCTCCAGGCGTACATGAACAGGTCCCACTTGCCTTCGGCGCTGCGCGGGGCAAAGTCGCCAGAGAACACCACCGTGGACGGAAAGTTCTGGATGTTGATGTCCACGCCAACCGCTTTCCACTGCGCCTGCAAAATCTGCTGGACGCGCTCACGCAGCTTGTTTCCGGCGGTGGTGGTGAAGTTCAGCGACATCTTCTTGCCGTCTTTGGCCAGGATACCGTCGGAGCCGGGCTTCCAGCCGGCAGCGGCGAACAGCGCCTTGGCCTTGGCGGCGTCGAAGTTGTAGTCCTTGGCGTTTTTCTGATAGAGCTTGCTGATCGGGCTGACCCAGGTGTTGGAAACGGGCTGCTTGCCCTCGAACAATGCCTTGACCAGCGCGGCCCGGTCGATGGAGTACATCAGCGCCTGGCGCACCCGCTTGTCGTTCAGGCCCAGGCTCTGGGCACGCGCTCCGACGTTGGCGATATCGACGTGTTCCCAAGTTGCGCCCGGCACAAAGTAAGTCTTGTACTTGCCGCGCTCGCTGCGCTGCGCTTCAATCGCTTGGTCGAAGCTCAGGCCCACGTACGACAGCGCGTCGAGCTGGCCCGACAAGATATTGACCTTGAGGGTGTTGGTGTCGGCGATGAAGCGGTACTGCACCGACTGGATGTACTTGTCGGCTCCACCTTTGGGTGTCAGCCAGTAATTGGGATTGCGGGTCAGCACCAAGCTGTTTCCGGCCCGCCAGGCGGTCGGCTTGAACGGTCCCGACACCACCTTGGGCAGGCCACGCGAGGTGGTGAACTGAGCGATGAACTTGTTCCACTCGTCGGTGATCTGCTTGGCCCCGGTCTTGGGATCGAGATTCTTGGTGGCCGCGTCAAAGGCGCTCCAGGCTTTTTCCATCGCCGCGCTGGGAGCCGGGTTAAGACCCACTGCCGAGGTGAGCTGGTCGGCGAACAGATACGGCGGATCGAAGGTGATGGTGAAGGTGTCGGCGTCCTGCAGCGTGATCTTGGCCTTGTCCCAGGGCTCACGGGCCGGCACCGGCACCCGCTCGTCTTGCTCGACCTTGAGCCAGAACTGGAAATCCTTGGGCGTGATGGCCGTGCCGTCGCTCCACTTGGCGTCCTTGCGGATGCTGAAGGTCACGCTGTTGCGAATGACGTTGCCCTTGGCGTCTTTGACGATCTTGTAATCGCCGTTGGCCAGACTCGGGACGCGGGTGGCGATCTCGGGATACAGTTCGCCGTTGTCGTCCTTGCCGATCAGGTGGGCTTCCATATACCAAGTGATTTCGGTGGCGATGACCAAGTTGTTGGTACGCCAAGGGTCATTGATATTGGGTGGTTCCTGCGAAGTGCCGATGACCAGCGAATTATTGGCCTGACCGGCCAGCGCCGAAGAAACAACGCCAGCGCCCAACAAGAGTACGGATAAGGTGAGCCATTTTTTCATGTCGCCTCCAAGATCACCCAAACGCTACAAAACCGCGCTCAGTCTGCCAAGAGTATGAAGAAATCTTTACCGAGTCAAGCGGGAGTGTTCGCACCTTGCTCAATTTTTTGCTGAAAACCGGCAGTAACGAGAATTTGACCACCGAATTTATGCAAAGTGTTCTGTAAAAGCCTGACAATCTTCACGTCAAGATAAAGCAGGCCGCTTGGGCATACGAATGCCCAAAGCGAACCAAAGGGCTTGCCCTAAAACAAAATACTGAGTTCTGTACTGCGGAGTATAAACCCAAATCAGTTCAAAAAAACCGCACGGCCTCAATTGGCCGTGCGGTCTTGGGATAGAGCGGACAGATCTGTACTTAGTGGCTGCCGCAGCCTACTGCGCCTTCACCGTCTTGGGCGGCTGAGCCGTCGGTGCGAAACGAGCTGCCGCAGCCGCAACCGGAGGTGGCATTGGGGTTGTTGACGGTAAAGCCGCCGCCCATCATGCTCTCCACGTAATCGATTTCCGCGCCCTGCACCAGCGGCAGGCTCATGCGGTCGACGATAAGTTTGACGCCCCGGTCCATCAAAATGGTGTCGCCTTCGAGTTCGCGGTCATCGATGGCCATGCCGTACTGGTAGCCGCTGCAACCGCCGCTCTTGATGAACAGGCGCACGCCCGCATTTTCCTTGCCGCTGCTTGAGATCACCGCGTGGGCGCGGGCAGCTCCGGCTTCGCTGATGCCAATCGGGTGGCTGGTGGGTTCTAAAGTCTGGGTCATGGTCTTAGGATACGCCTCGCTACTTTAGAAAATAGTGTGGAAGGCACACGGGAAGAGTTTCTTTTTGCGTTAGCTCGGCGCGTCGTCCTCATCCAGTTGGGTCAGCACCGTTTGAATCAAATAAGGCTGGCTGTCAGGGGCGCGGGCAGAAGGTACGTCTGATAAGAACAAACGTACTTGGTCCAGTGCGGCGCTCATTATTTCGGCCTGCGCCGGAGTCAGCCATTTGACGCCCGTGAAGTCGCCGCCGCGCCGAGTCAGAGCCAAGCGGTCTGACTGAGTGGGCAAGTCGGATTCGTAATTTACTTCGCCGCGCTCATCTCTGTAAATCAGCCGCCCGCTCAACTGCTTGCGGGTCAGGGCACGGGCCAGAGTACGCACGCGCAGTTCATCGTACTGCCGCGACTGGGCGGCAAGTTCAGCTTCAATGTCTTCAAACGGCGTCAAGTGAAACGGCACCCTGAAGCCGCTCGGCGCAGCGTAAAGGCAAATGGGCCGCCCCCCCCGCTTTTGCTCTCCCGCCACGGTGAGAATGCCCGCCTCCACGAACTGCCTTACCCAGTAAAGCGTCCGCTCGGTGCTGACTCCAGCTTCGCGGGCAGCCTGCGCCGCGCCCAGCTTGCGGCCCACGAACGGCTCCAAATGGCGCAGCGCTGCTCTGCTGCTGAGCAGCCGCGCTTGCTGAGGGGTCGTAGCGGTGAACCACTGGCCCGCGTAGCTTCCCAAAAAGGTGTGTGGCATTTTCAGTAGCCTAACGCCAAAACTGGAAATATGACTGATTTCGCGCAGACTGTAGGCGCTTCTGCTCTTCCGCGCCCGTTCTGGAGGTACTGGTTGGGCTTACTGGCCTCGGCGCTGGGTGACGCGGTGGTCTACGTGGCGCTGCCGTTCTTGGCGCTCGGCACACTGCCGCCAGGAAGTCAGCGGGGCGCTGCCGCCATCGGACTGGTGGTGCTGGCGCTCAGCTTGCCGCGTTTTTTCGCGCCGCTGCTGGGCGGATTGGCCGACAGGTGGCCGCCGCGCACCCTGCTGAGTCTCAGCGCAGTGCTGCGGACGGTGGGGGTGGCGGGCGTGGGGGCGCTGGCCCTCAGGGGCGGGCTGAACTTGACTGTGGTGGCGGGGTTGGCTTTTGTTCTTGGCCTGCTCACCACCCTCAGTTTCACGGCCCAGAGCGCGATGGTGCCGCGCTTGGTGACCCCCCACCAGCTGCCCCGCGCCAACAGCCTGACCAGCGCGGCCATGATGGGCGCTCCGCTCGTCGGCTACGGCTTGGGCGGCTTCGGGGTGGCCCACTGGGGCGCGGGGGCAAGCTTGCTCGTCGGCGCGGCGCTGACGGCGCTGCTGCTGCTCGGCACACTGGCTTTGCCGCCGATGCCCGGTGCGGCTGGCGGCACACTCGATCCACTGGGCGATCTCCGCTCAAGCCTCAAGGCGATTCGCCAAAATCCCCTGCTGCTGGCGCTCTTTGCCATGAGTTTTGCGCTCAATCTCTCGATGAACGTCACGAATGTCCGTGCGCCGCTGCACATGCTGGCCGCTGGCCGAGGAGCCGCCGACTACGCCACTTTTGAAATGCTGATTTCCGGCGGGGTGCTGCTGGGCATCGCTTTGGTCGGGCCGCTCTCGGCGCGGTTTCCGCTGGATAAGCTCATTGGCGCGGGGCGCTTAATCTTGGTGCTGGGCATGGCGGGCTTTGTCTTTGGCGGCGTGCAGCCTTGGTGGGCGGCGGCGGGCGTCTTCGGCGTGGGGCTGGGCCTCCTGGAAGTGGTCACCACCACCCGCATTCAGGGCCTGATTCCTGCCGACCTGCGTGGGCGAGTTACCGGCTCCGTGATGGCCGTCAACGCCTTGGGCTTGACGCTGGGCGCGGGACTGGCTGCCCAAGACCTCGCCACTTCAACGTTGATGCTGGCCCTGACGGGCGTTCTGGCACTGCTGACATTGCTGTGGCCGCTGGCGGTGCGCCGACTGGGTTCGTGATGGGTAAGTGTGCTCAACGGACGAGCTGGGCCATTCAGGTCGCTCCCCGCGACAGCCGCACTTCCAAGCGCCGCTGCACCACTTCCAGGAGGCTGCTGATGGCCCAGTAGATCAGCGCCGCCGCCAGATACGGCCCGAACGGCTCGAAGGTGCGGGCCAGCACCAGTTGAGCGCTTCTGAGCAGTTCGACCACCGTGATGACCGACACCAGCGAGGTGTCTTTGACCAGACCGATGAGGCTGTTGCCGAGGCTGGGCAGGGCCACCCGCGCCGCCTGCGGCAAAACGATCAGCTGCATGGTCTGCAATTTGTTCAGGCCCAAGCTGTAGGCCGCTTCGTGCTGGCCTCTGGAGATGCTCAGCACGGCGGCGCGGATGGTTTCGGAGAGGTAAGCGGCGGCGTTGAGGGTCAGGGCCAGCACCCCGCCCGCCACCGGACTGAGCGTCAGGCCGAAACTGGGCAGGCCGTAATAAATCACGAAAATCTGCACCAGCAGCGGCGTGCCGCGAATAAACGAAACGTAGAGCGCCGCCAGCCATCTGAGCCACGCCGGAGCGTAGAGCCGCAGCAGCGCCACGACAAGGCCCAGCGGCAAGCCCAGCACCATCGCCGCCAGCGCGAAGCCGACAGTCAGGCGGGCACCCAGCAGCAGGGTCGGCAGCGAGGCCCAGGCGCTTTGCAAAATAATCATCAGGGTGTCCATACAGCCTCCGAGGTGCGCTTAGGGTACAGCGCAAGACGCCCCGCAGCGCTTGGCCGGGAGGCGTCATGAAAACTTGAGAGCAGCGGCCTCATGCGGCTGACTGGCTCAGCGCTTCTTCAGCGCTTGTTCTTCAGGGTTTGCCCACATCCTGCCCGAACCACTGGCGGCTGATTTTGGCGTAGGTGCCGTCCGCTTTGATCTGGAGAAGCGCTTTGTCGAGGGCGATTTTGAGGCTGGGATTGGTCTTCTTGAGGGCGACGCCCACCGGCTCCGGCTCACCGACCACGCCTGAACCCATGATGGGAAGATTGCGCGATTTGATGAGGTAGCCGACCAACAGGCGGTCATTGTAAGCGGCGTCAAGGCGTCCGGCGGCGAGGTCGGCCAAGTATTCGGGAGCGCCCGGATACGTCACCACGTTGATGCCGCCGGCGGTGCGGAGTTGCTGCTCGAAGTTGCTGCCGAGGCCCACGCCCACCCGCTTGCCTTTGAGGTCGGCCAGCGTCTTGTACTCGCCGCCGCCCATTTTACGGACGATGATTTGCGGTGAGGAGTAGGCGTACGGCGCAGTAAAGGCAATGCTCTTCTGACGCTCCGCCGTGATGCCGAGTTGATTGACGATCACGTCGTACTTGCCGGCTTGCAGGCCCGCCAGGATGCCGCTGAATTCGGTCAGCACAAATTGCGGCTTGAGGTTGAGCTTGGCTGCCAAAGCGCTGGCAACGTCCACGTCGAAGCCGGTGAGTTTGCCTTGCTCGTCTTTGTAGTTAAACGGCGGATAAGTGCCTTCCATGCCGATGGTGAGGATGCCTTTGGTGATGGTGGTGGGGGCCGCCGCCTGCGCCGAAACGCCAACGAGCAGCAAGCCAGCAATGAAAAGAGGAAGGATACGCATGGGGGTTCTCCTGCCGCGCTGCGCGGCTTTTTGAGAGGGATGAAGGAGTCAGTGTGTTCAGCCGCTGCCAGTACACCGACAGCGCCCGAGTGGTGTTGACTGTACACCTGTTGACCTAATTTGTAAACTACTCTGCGGAATAAAGCGTTAACCTGAATTTAAGCGTTCTAGTTTTGTGGTCGGCTCCCGAGCCAACGTCATCAAACCCTCAAATCTTCTTCTTCGGTCAGCAAATCCACTGCCCCGGAGCCGATTTCGTAAAAGCCGCCGATGACCCGGATCTGGCCGCGCTTCTCCGCCGCCACGATGACAGGTTGTTCGCGCAGCGCCGCGACTTGGTGGCGGACATTGCTCATCACCGCTTCGCGCATTCGGGCTTTTTTGTCACGGATTGGCGGCAGGCCTTCCAAGCTGGGCTGAATGCCCCGAATCAGAGCCTGCAAAGCGGGCGGCTCATTTTGAATCCACTCTTCGGGCATCAGCGCCGCGCTGACCGCTCCGCAGCCTTCGTGGCCCATGACGACCAGCAGGTGAATGTCCAGATGCAAAATGGCGTATTCCAGCGTGGCGAGGCCGCTTTCACCCATTACGTTGCCCGCCACCCGCACCACGAACAAATTGCCAAAGCCCTGATCGAACACCAGTTCCACCGGCACGCGGCTATCGGAACAGGCCAAAATCGCGGCAAACGGCGTTTGGCCCATGATCTGAGCGCGGCGCTCGTTGGCTCCGAGTTCGGGGCGCGAAGCTTCACCACTGAAAAAGCGGGCGTTGCCGTCTTGGAGCGCTTGGATGGCTCCTTCGGGCGTTTGCACATCGGCGTGCTTGAGGGCGGCGATCTCCTGCATACTGGGGCTGCGCCGAATGGCGTCTAGCAGGCGGCGTTCTACTTCGCGGGGGTTGAGTTCGCTCACCCGAGCAGTCTAGTGCGTCCAATCTGGTGGGCAGTCGGCCTCTAAACTATCAACTATGACCGATTGGCAAGCTGACCCCGACACGCGGCTGACCCTCAGCGACCTGCTGGAGCGCTACGCCACCCTGCGCGACACCATTTTGGGATTGGAAGCCGAGAAGACTGAACTGGGCGAAGTCATTAAGGCGGCCCTGCTACGCGGCGAACG includes:
- the moaD gene encoding molybdopterin converting factor subunit 1, whose protein sequence is MNVQAVFFARLKREIGTDSVRLEVPDKATVREVAEQIEAQYGISLKGCMAAVNETYAEPSQPLIEGDELAFLPPVAGGSEQDPEDVCQVTAQVLSLGDAATHLVQPQYGAQAYFVGTVRSPNKGQVVESIEYEGYAPMAEKVMHEAAERARQKHGRLSAFIQHRTGKLLPGEASLIIGVGSPHRRVALEACDDLIEELKKELPIWKHEADQTGGHWVEGTTNHGTL
- the ruvC gene encoding crossover junction endodeoxyribonuclease RuvC, producing MIVLGIDPGLANLGIGLVSGTARKAVHIHHVCLITESAWIMPRRLQYIHAEVTRLIQEYQPEAVAIEDQILRKQADVAFKVGQAFGVVQLACAQAGLPVHTYGPMQVKQTLVGTGRADKEQVIYMVKASLGIREVFNNHAADALALALTHLAHQGVQQALAGRR
- a CDS encoding ABC transporter permease; its protein translation is MTALASAPAPFKSRSTFQIALKRLRRHKLAMVSLTVIVLLVLMALLAPWIAPHDPNAQSIFEIYAPPSAKYWLGQDELGRDLLSRVIYGSRVSLLVGFSVAFLSILVGTTLGLLAGFLGGWIDIAISRFIEFMLSFPTLALQLVLSGLFASSDAAPIVVLRSSLGASANILIVVGVFSLFGWMGTARLVRGEVLKLKNLEYTDAARALGASSARIMLRHLLPNLFAIVIVQATLDVGTAILSEAALSFLGFGIQPPVSTWGNMLSNANEVVLQYPWIPLYPGLMILITVLSFNFLGDGLRDAFDPRSRL
- a CDS encoding ABC transporter permease: MLNYALRRILQMIPLLLVISLVIFTLTALQPGDPVDQLVLGNSQITPDDIARLRAAYGLDQPIPLRYWFWLTHAVQGDFGWSRTFSAPAASYVFQERLPNTLLLTLPALILSTLIAVPLGIFSAVRQYSFLDYLLTFFSFVSFSAPIFWIGAMALWLFAIYLPQITNGVISLPPGGLGSPDLAPDAGFWAALTDKLRYLILPLSILMLREIAVILRFLRASMLEVLNQDFVRTARAKGLSSRKVLYRHALRNAVLPIVTLLGLSIPGLFGGAVLTETVFSWPGMGRVIVEALTSKDFNVVMVALTFISVLTVVFQLLTDLAYAAIDPRIRYS
- a CDS encoding peptide ABC transporter substrate-binding protein, whose product is MKKWLTLSVLLLGAGVVSSALAGQANNSLVIGTSQEPPNINDPWRTNNLVIATEITWYMEAHLIGKDDNGELYPEIATRVPSLANGDYKIVKDAKGNVIRNSVTFSIRKDAKWSDGTAITPKDFQFWLKVEQDERVPVPAREPWDKAKITLQDADTFTITFDPPYLFADQLTSAVGLNPAPSAAMEKAWSAFDAATKNLDPKTGAKQITDEWNKFIAQFTTSRGLPKVVSGPFKPTAWRAGNSLVLTRNPNYWLTPKGGADKYIQSVQYRFIADTNTLKVNILSGQLDALSYVGLSFDQAIEAQRSERGKYKTYFVPGATWEHVDIANVGARAQSLGLNDKRVRQALMYSIDRAALVKALFEGKQPVSNTWVSPISKLYQKNAKDYNFDAAKAKALFAAAGWKPGSDGILAKDGKKMSLNFTTTAGNKLRERVQQILQAQWKAVGVDINIQNFPSTVVFSGDFAPRSAEGKWDLFMYAWSNDPSVERGDLWASQFIPSKDNAYAGQNYPNFKDADYDKIWNDAKTEFDLSARVKLFDKMQSIWTDEVPSLPLYFRANPYTKVPGLVNYTYTAYSLYPSWNAAQMGWASRGAVETFTQK
- a CDS encoding HesB/IscA family protein produces the protein MTQTLEPTSHPIGISEAGAARAHAVISSSGKENAGVRLFIKSGGCSGYQYGMAIDDRELEGDTILMDRGVKLIVDRMSLPLVQGAEIDYVESMMGGGFTVNNPNATSGCGCGSSFRTDGSAAQDGEGAVGCGSH
- a CDS encoding MFS transporter, whose product is MTDFAQTVGASALPRPFWRYWLGLLASALGDAVVYVALPFLALGTLPPGSQRGAAAIGLVVLALSLPRFFAPLLGGLADRWPPRTLLSLSAVLRTVGVAGVGALALRGGLNLTVVAGLAFVLGLLTTLSFTAQSAMVPRLVTPHQLPRANSLTSAAMMGAPLVGYGLGGFGVAHWGAGASLLVGAALTALLLLGTLALPPMPGAAGGTLDPLGDLRSSLKAIRQNPLLLALFAMSFALNLSMNVTNVRAPLHMLAAGRGAADYATFEMLISGGVLLGIALVGPLSARFPLDKLIGAGRLILVLGMAGFVFGGVQPWWAAAGVFGVGLGLLEVVTTTRIQGLIPADLRGRVTGSVMAVNALGLTLGAGLAAQDLATSTLMLALTGVLALLTLLWPLAVRRLGS
- a CDS encoding amino acid ABC transporter permease, with the translated sequence MDTLMIILQSAWASLPTLLLGARLTVGFALAAMVLGLPLGLVVALLRLYAPAWLRWLAALYVSFIRGTPLLVQIFVIYYGLPSFGLTLSPVAGGVLALTLNAAAYLSETIRAAVLSISRGQHEAAYSLGLNKLQTMQLIVLPQAARVALPSLGNSLIGLVKDTSLVSVITVVELLRSAQLVLARTFEPFGPYLAAALIYWAISSLLEVVQRRLEVRLSRGAT
- a CDS encoding transporter substrate-binding domain-containing protein, which encodes MRILPLFIAGLLLVGVSAQAAAPTTITKGILTIGMEGTYPPFNYKDEQGKLTGFDVDVASALAAKLNLKPQFVLTEFSGILAGLQAGKYDVIVNQLGITAERQKSIAFTAPYAYSSPQIIVRKMGGGEYKTLADLKGKRVGVGLGSNFEQQLRTAGGINVVTYPGAPEYLADLAAGRLDAAYNDRLLVGYLIKSRNLPIMGSGVVGEPEPVGVALKKTNPSLKIALDKALLQIKADGTYAKISRQWFGQDVGKP
- a CDS encoding carbonic anhydrase; its protein translation is MQEIAALKHADVQTPEGAIQALQDGNARFFSGEASRPELGANERRAQIMGQTPFAAILACSDSRVPVELVFDQGFGNLFVVRVAGNVMGESGLATLEYAILHLDIHLLVVMGHEGCGAVSAALMPEEWIQNEPPALQALIRGIQPSLEGLPPIRDKKARMREAVMSNVRHQVAALREQPVIVAAEKRGQIRVIGGFYEIGSGAVDLLTEEEDLRV